A stretch of Vigna angularis cultivar LongXiaoDou No.4 chromosome 4, ASM1680809v1, whole genome shotgun sequence DNA encodes these proteins:
- the LOC108331892 gene encoding 3-ketoacyl-CoA synthase 10, which translates to MASERDLFSAEIVNRGIESSGPNAGSLTFSVRVRRRLPDFLQSVNLKYVKLGYHYLINHGIYLLTIPVLLVVFSAEVGSLSKEDLWKKLWEDARYDLATVLASFGVFVFTLSVYFMSRPRPIYLIDFACFKPDDELKVSREELMEVARKSGKFDEESLHFQKRMLMSSGIGDETYIPKPVMASSENTATMKEGRAEASMVMFGALDELFEKTRVRPKDVGVLVVNCSIFNPTPSLSAMIINHYKMRGNILSYNLGGMGCSAGVIAVDLAKDILQANPNNYAVVVSTEMVGYNWYQGKDRSMLIPNCFFRMGCSAVLLSNRRRDYSRAKYRLEHIVRTHKGADDRSFRCVYQEEDEQKLKGLKISKDLIEIGGDALKTNITTLGPLVLPFSEQLLFFGTLVWRHLFGSKTDGSSPSMKKPYIPDYKLAFEHFCVHAASKTILDELQRNLELSDKNMEASRMTLQRFGNTSSSSIWYELAYMEAKESVRRGDRVWQLAFGSGFKCNSVVWRAMRRVTKPSRNPWLDCINRYPATLN; encoded by the exons ATGGCCAGTGAACGTGATCTGTTCTCGGCGGAGATTGTCAACCGTGGGATTGAGTCTTCTGGGCCAAACGCTGGCTCCTTGACCTTCTCCGTCAGGGTTAGGAGGCGTTTGCCGGATTTTCTTCAGTCCGTTAACCTCAAGTACGTTAAATTGGGTTACCATTATCTGATAAACCATGGCATATACTTGTTGACCATACCCGTTCTTCTGGTGGTCTTCAGTGCTGAGGTTGGAAGCCTCAGCAAAGAGGACCTTTGGAAGAAGCTTTGGGAAGATGCGCGTTACGACCTTGCCACTGTTCTTGCTTCCTTTGGGGTCTTCGTCTTCACTTTGTCTGTTTACTTCATGTCACGCCCTCGACCCATTTACCTCATTGATTTTGCATGCTTTAAACCAGATGATGAACTCAAG GTGTCAAGGGAGGAGTTGATGGAAGTTGCAAGAAAATCAGGGAAGTTCGACGAAGAGAGTCTTCACTTCCAAAAGAGGATGTTAATGTCCTCCGGCATCGGAGACGAAACCTACATCCCCAAACCCGTTATGGCCTCCTCCGAGAACACCGCCACCATGAAGGAGGGTCGTGCAGAGGCCTCCATGGTCATGTTCGGAGCCTTGGACGAGCTCTTCGAGAAAACCCGCGTCCGCCCCAAGGACGTGGGCGTTCTGGTTGTCAACTGCAGCATCTTCAACCCCACTCCGTCGCTGTCAGCCATGATTATCAACCACTACAAGATGAGGGGGAACATCCTCAGCTACAACCTCGGAGGAATGGGGTGCAGTGCTGGGGTCATAGCCGTGGACTTGGCTAAGGATATTCTGCAAGCAAACCCTAATAACTACGCGGTGGTGGTCAGCACCGAGATGGTGGGCTACAACTGGTACCAGGGAAAAGACAGGTCCATGCTCATTCCTAACTGTTTCTTCCGCATGGGTTGCTCCGCCGTCTTGCTCTCCAACCGCCGCCGGGACTACAGCCGAGCCAAGTACCGTCTTGAGCATATTGTTCGAACACATAAGGGTGCTGATGACCGTAGCTTCAG GTGTGTGTACCAAGAAGAAGATGAGCAGAAACTGAAGGGACTAAAGATCAGCAAAGACTTGATTGAGATTGGTGGTGATGCCCTAAAGACCAACATCACCACACTAGGACCGTTGGTGCTACCCTTTTCCGAGCAGCTTCTGTTCTTTGGGACCCTTGTGTGGAGGCACCTATTTGGGAGCAAAACTGATGGGAGTTCTCCATCAATGAAGAAGCCATACATTCCTGACTACAAACTGGCTTTTGAGCACTTCTGTGTGCATGCTGCAAGCAAGACCATTCTTGATGAGCTTCAGAGGAACTTGGAGCTGAGCGACAAGAACATGGAGGCATCAAGGATGACACTGCAGCGCTTTGGCAACACCTCTAGCAGCAGCATTTGGTATGAGCTGGCTTACATGGAAGCAAAGGAGAGTGTGAGAAGAGGAGACCGTGTTTGGCAACTTGCTTTTGGGTCTGGCTTCAAGTGCAACAGTGTTGTGTGGCGTGCCATGCGTAGAGTCACCAAGCCTTCAAGGAACCCTTGGCTAGACTGCATCAACAGATATCCTGCTACTCTCAACTGA
- the LOC108330511 gene encoding ethylene-responsive transcription factor ERF016 gives MDTDMEKQAMSGGGDCKSGEKLYKGVRKRKWGKWVSEIRLPNSRERIWLGSYDSPEKAARAFDAALFCLRGRRANFNFPNTPCNMDTNVPLPLPALQSLTPHEIQEVAAKFANEDPLLLKPLAQESHADADAHAAAAAGNSSSFRGNLCKSDSTVESSSSTRTPTATTSSCSTTMHECDGLVQVDHGDMDWTFLKEFDYSNEVFPVGSDYDLYFELHKMHSTSGELLYSTPPPPPFEGYQELTEAEEDPFSHQSFLWNWNF, from the coding sequence ATGGACACGGACATGGAGAAGCAGGCGATGTCTGGTGGTGGAGATTGTAAGAGTGGCGAAAAGTTATACAAAGGGGTGAGGAAGAGAAAGTGGGGGAAATGGGTTTCTGAAATCAGACTCCCCAATAGCCGAGAACGCATATGGCTAGGGTCTTATGATTCTCCTGAAAAAGCAGCACGAGCCTTCGATGCTGCCCTTTTCTGTCTACGTGGTCGCCGTGCCAATTTCAACTTCCCCAACACTCCTTGCAACATGGACACCAATGTGCCTCTGCCTTTGCCTGCTCTCCAATCTCTTACCCCACACGAGATTCAAGAGGTTGCTGCTAAGTTTGCAAACGAGGACCCATTACTACTAAAACCTCTTGCACAAGAATCTCATGCTGATGCTGATGCTcatgctgctgctgctgctgggAATTCTTCATCATTTAGGGGGAATTTGTGTAAATCTGACAGCACAGTAGAGAGTAGTTCTAGTACCCGCACGCCCACCGCCACTACTTCCTCATGTTCTACTactatgcatgaatgtgatggATTGGTGCAGGTGGACCATGGGGACATGGATTGGACATTCTTGAAAGAGTTTGATTACTCCAACGAAGTTTTCCCTGTTGGATCCGACTATGATCTCTACTTTGAGCTACACAAGATGCACTCAACTTCAGGTGAGTTATTGTATTCCACTCCACCCCCACCTCCTTTTGAGGGTTACCAAGAATTGACCGAAGCCGAAGAGGATCCTTTTTCTCACCAATCATTCCTTTGGAATTGGAACTTTTGA